The Flavobacterium marginilacus genome window below encodes:
- a CDS encoding alpha-L-fucosidase, with protein sequence MKKRIAILALLFSVQLFSQAIYEDERYVPETDPLVLKNLDVWQGEKFGLLMHWGTYSQWGIVESWSICPEDYGWCERKKGSNPANYNQYVKDYEGLIKSFNPVKFDPKKWAKAAKYAGMKYMVFTTKHHDGFNMFDTKYSDYKVTNKDVPFSTNPKANIAKEVFNAFRNENLSVGAYFSKPDWHNENYWDPYFPPFDRNVNYDPALYPEKWQKYVDFTHNQILELLSDYGKIDILWLDGGWVRKRDQLNIKENYDEKFAENEAKNGFIKHRVVNQDPKMDELVVKARQKQPGLIVVDRAVHGKNQNYLTPENRVPEKTLPYPWESCITSGGGWSYTPDAAYLTGRQGIHMLIDVVAKGGNLLLNVAPSPEGDWQQGAYDLLNAYGDWMKVNSTAIYNTAPIAPYKENNICMTQNKAGNVFLFYMAKDGEDKIPATLTVKSISPKKGTKITMLGSKITLKWTKEAEGFKIIIPESLRNNLPAKEAWTLKIEAVNR encoded by the coding sequence ATGAAAAAAAGAATAGCAATTTTAGCCCTGTTATTTTCGGTGCAGTTATTTTCACAAGCGATTTATGAAGACGAAAGATATGTACCGGAAACAGATCCGTTAGTATTAAAAAATTTGGATGTATGGCAAGGCGAAAAATTTGGTCTGCTGATGCACTGGGGAACTTACAGCCAATGGGGAATTGTTGAATCCTGGTCTATCTGCCCGGAAGATTATGGATGGTGCGAACGAAAAAAAGGAAGCAATCCAGCTAATTATAATCAGTATGTAAAGGATTATGAAGGATTGATAAAATCATTCAATCCAGTAAAATTCGATCCTAAAAAATGGGCAAAAGCGGCGAAATATGCAGGAATGAAATACATGGTTTTTACCACAAAACACCATGATGGATTCAATATGTTTGATACCAAGTATTCGGATTATAAAGTAACCAATAAAGACGTTCCTTTTAGTACTAATCCAAAAGCGAATATTGCCAAGGAAGTTTTTAATGCTTTTAGAAATGAAAATTTATCTGTTGGAGCTTATTTCTCAAAACCAGACTGGCATAACGAAAACTACTGGGATCCTTATTTTCCTCCATTCGATAGAAATGTAAATTACGATCCAGCATTATATCCAGAAAAATGGCAGAAATATGTTGATTTTACACACAACCAAATTTTAGAATTATTATCTGATTACGGTAAAATTGATATTTTATGGCTAGATGGAGGATGGGTTAGAAAAAGAGACCAGCTGAACATCAAAGAAAACTATGATGAAAAGTTTGCCGAAAACGAAGCGAAAAATGGTTTTATCAAACACAGAGTTGTAAATCAAGATCCAAAAATGGATGAACTGGTTGTAAAAGCCCGTCAGAAACAGCCAGGATTAATTGTTGTTGACAGAGCAGTTCATGGTAAAAACCAAAACTACCTAACACCAGAAAACAGAGTTCCAGAAAAAACGCTTCCTTACCCTTGGGAATCTTGTATTACTTCTGGCGGAGGATGGTCTTATACTCCAGATGCGGCCTATTTAACTGGAAGACAAGGAATACACATGCTTATTGATGTTGTGGCTAAAGGCGGAAATTTATTGTTGAATGTAGCTCCAAGTCCAGAAGGAGATTGGCAGCAAGGTGCGTACGATTTGTTAAACGCTTATGGCGATTGGATGAAAGTAAACAGTACGGCAATTTATAACACAGCACCCATTGCACCGTACAAAGAAAATAATATTTGCATGACCCAGAATAAAGCAGGGAATGTATTCTTGTTTTATATGGCGAAAGATGGAGAAGATAAAATTCCGGCAACACTTACGGTAAAATCTATCAGTCCTAAAAAAGGAACTAAGATTACGATGTTAGGTTCTAAAATAACTTTAAAATGGACAAAAGAAGCTGAAGGATTTAAAATTATAATTCCAGAAAGCTTAAGAAATAACTTGCCGGCAAAAGAAGCTTGGACATTAAAAATTGAAGCTGTTAACAGATAA
- a CDS encoding GH92 family glycosyl hydrolase, producing the protein MLFFSNAVIYAQQPADYVNPFIGTSNYGAAFPGPIAPRGMASISPFNVAGPKNLPLEKDSRWLSNPYVNENTFLTGFSQVNLSGVGCPELGVILLMPTTGNVETDHLKYGSAYSEEVAKTAYYSSKIDKYNVKAEFTASKRVGVSRFTFPKGQSNILLNLGLGLTNEEGAMVQIVSSTEIEGMRSVGSFCYNSPEAAYPVYFAAKFSKPAAKFGVWKKPSKYNGVEAQWMTYNGKTRLMENNTKMVVGDSIGTYFTYHFDKEETVEVKIGVSYVSIENARENLEKETGNKSFDAVYKDTYNEWNQELSKILVEGGSKEEKTVFYTALYHTLIHPNTLNDFNGQYPEIKTGKIGQTAGTRYTVFSLWDTYRNLHQLMSLVYPKQQSDMVKSMLQMYDENGWLPKWELNSTETFTMVGDPASIVIADTYLKGIRDFDVQKAYKAMLKGADQIENNPLRPGLQDYIQKGFVTTKDRGSVSTTQEYNASDYSISLLADALGKKEDYIRFKNRSLSYKKLYDKELKMLHPRTENGSFYEPFDPLSGANFEENIGFIEGNAWQYSFMMPHDIKGLIKLMGGEKNFTNQLQQLFDVKQFDMANEPDIAYPYLFNYVKGEEWRSQELVKKLVKEYFQNKPNGLPGNDDTGTMSAWLVYSMMGIYPIAPGNPIYTITTPMFDKITIQLDSKYYKNKSIVIEREINNDGKIKKIQLDGKDHNSFFITHDDFVNGTALKVIQN; encoded by the coding sequence ATGCTGTTTTTTAGTAACGCAGTTATTTATGCGCAGCAGCCTGCAGATTACGTAAACCCATTTATTGGAACTTCAAATTATGGTGCCGCTTTTCCTGGTCCAATTGCGCCAAGAGGAATGGCGAGTATTAGTCCGTTTAATGTAGCTGGGCCTAAAAATTTACCATTAGAGAAAGACAGCCGCTGGCTCTCCAACCCGTATGTAAATGAGAATACCTTTTTAACTGGTTTTTCTCAGGTAAATTTAAGCGGGGTAGGCTGTCCAGAATTAGGTGTTATATTATTAATGCCTACAACCGGTAATGTTGAAACGGATCATTTAAAATATGGTTCGGCTTATTCTGAGGAAGTGGCAAAAACGGCTTATTACAGTTCAAAAATTGATAAATACAATGTTAAAGCTGAATTTACCGCTTCGAAAAGAGTGGGTGTAAGCAGATTTACGTTTCCAAAAGGGCAGTCTAATATTTTATTAAATCTTGGTTTGGGTTTAACAAATGAAGAAGGCGCGATGGTACAAATAGTTTCATCAACTGAAATTGAAGGAATGCGCAGTGTGGGTTCTTTCTGTTACAACAGCCCGGAAGCTGCTTATCCGGTATATTTTGCTGCCAAGTTTTCTAAACCCGCAGCAAAGTTTGGAGTATGGAAAAAACCGTCAAAATACAATGGAGTCGAAGCACAATGGATGACTTATAATGGAAAAACCAGATTGATGGAAAATAATACCAAAATGGTCGTTGGCGACAGCATTGGGACTTATTTTACGTATCATTTTGATAAAGAAGAAACTGTCGAAGTTAAAATTGGCGTTTCGTATGTAAGTATCGAAAATGCCAGAGAAAATTTAGAAAAAGAGACTGGAAATAAATCATTTGATGCCGTTTATAAAGATACCTATAACGAATGGAATCAGGAACTTTCGAAGATTTTAGTCGAAGGAGGTTCAAAAGAAGAAAAGACAGTTTTTTATACGGCATTGTATCATACCTTAATCCATCCAAATACTTTAAACGATTTTAATGGCCAATATCCTGAAATAAAAACAGGTAAAATTGGTCAAACAGCAGGAACCCGCTACACTGTTTTTTCACTTTGGGATACCTATAGAAATTTACATCAGCTCATGTCTTTGGTGTATCCAAAACAGCAGTCAGATATGGTAAAAAGCATGCTTCAGATGTATGATGAAAATGGCTGGTTACCCAAGTGGGAATTAAATTCGACAGAAACATTTACGATGGTCGGCGACCCTGCAAGTATTGTTATTGCGGATACTTATCTAAAAGGGATTCGGGATTTTGATGTGCAAAAAGCCTACAAAGCCATGCTGAAAGGAGCTGACCAGATTGAGAATAATCCTTTGCGTCCCGGACTTCAGGACTATATTCAAAAAGGGTTTGTGACGACCAAAGACAGAGGTTCTGTTTCTACGACTCAGGAATATAACGCTTCCGATTATTCGATTTCACTTTTGGCGGATGCCTTGGGTAAAAAAGAAGATTATATCCGTTTCAAAAATCGTTCCTTATCCTATAAAAAATTATATGATAAAGAATTGAAAATGCTCCATCCAAGAACAGAAAATGGCAGTTTTTATGAGCCGTTTGATCCTTTGTCGGGAGCTAATTTCGAAGAAAATATTGGTTTTATCGAAGGCAATGCGTGGCAATATTCTTTTATGATGCCCCACGATATCAAAGGACTCATAAAATTGATGGGAGGAGAAAAAAACTTCACGAATCAATTGCAACAGCTTTTTGATGTAAAACAATTTGATATGGCAAACGAGCCTGATATTGCCTATCCTTATTTGTTTAATTATGTAAAAGGCGAGGAATGGAGAAGTCAGGAATTGGTCAAGAAATTAGTGAAGGAATATTTTCAGAATAAACCAAATGGATTACCTGGAAATGACGATACCGGAACAATGTCTGCATGGCTGGTATACTCAATGATGGGAATTTATCCAATTGCTCCCGGTAATCCAATATACACGATTACAACACCAATGTTTGATAAAATAACGATTCAATTAGATTCAAAATATTATAAAAATAAAAGTATCGTAATTGAACGTGAAATCAATAATGACGGGAAAATTAAAAAAATCCAATTAGACGGAAAAGACCATAACAGCTTTTTTATCACTCACGATGATTTTGTAAATGGAACGGCACTAAAAGTGATTCAAAATTAA
- a CDS encoding SusC/RagA family TonB-linked outer membrane protein — translation MIQKVLKLLFVFCMLSFYSGNAQTTVTGKITDGAGMPLPGTTIVVKGSSTGASADFDGAYSLKVPNLSAVLVVSYVGYVTKEVTLTGSAVLNVKLISSSQNLNEVVVTALGQSKEKKAIGYATSVIKSEAIVKTGSPTVANAIYGKAPGVRITSTPGGAGNINIQIRGINSVTGKNQPLIVLDGVPIRDGDVKNNDYWNDNRIRSNGLADINPEDIENISILKGASAAALYGSEAVNGVVLITSKSGKGKKGLGVDFSTSYSNNQIAYLPRFQYERGPGWTNANYSSGYLAPDGFAHYDTNGDGVADTRGVSNSTNNFGPWFDGQPVMSWDGVVRPYSAQKDGYKNMFQNSWDAVTNIALSNNTDNSNIRFSYTHNESRGLSMGNMNKKNTLNLNTSFKTGENLKTDVIVSYMNQNVHNRAVAMDRLINNFTGMISPFDNGDWYKAKYQTSLGYKYVTGTNQSLTPDENIIRNGFKADVADYFWNTNANQQDEITNRLIASVTETYTIYKDLKLRGRASTDLTSVNVETKNPVEKPLIYKSGTGAFLMDSKDYNILYGDVMLTYNKKINDDFSIAAIAGYTATKETSFLLNRSTRDGLSVEGWYDMNSSYNTPSSTSSRYKVLKDAIFGTVSGSYKNYLFLEGTIRKDRTSTMNPNNNAFTYPSVNSSFVLSDAVTLPDVISYAKLRASWGIVGNYPEMYRANVAYNQNTLGTQDTKSSILYTESMNNYGNDLIKPEMKNEYEFGFETKFFDRRLGLDLSYYNAHVYDQILDLTLAPTTGASSILANVGELSNQGVEIALTGTPIKTASFSWDVTLNWAKNVNKVVKLANGASELLHADYDGSAAQLKSVVGDPMGGIYAHPVKTDASGNKMVDSDGFYMIDGDKWEKYGNAMPQGVGGLLNTFAYKNFTLDMNIDYSYGGYLMPTGVNWMTSRGLTEESLSYSTNERGGLTYYMDANGKGVQVPNSTTAGPGGQTLYRDGMLMNGVTADGAVNTNVISQAGYYNMTYNWGGPQYSSSRYELYIQENNYVKMREISLTYNLPFAWANKIGATKFSFSAYGRNLFFIYRSIKDMDPEATTAGSKWSQNISNAGTNPATRSIGFMLRASF, via the coding sequence ATGATTCAAAAAGTATTAAAACTACTGTTTGTTTTTTGCATGCTCAGTTTCTATAGCGGTAATGCTCAAACAACAGTTACAGGTAAAATTACAGATGGTGCTGGTATGCCTTTGCCAGGAACCACTATCGTTGTTAAAGGATCTTCAACGGGTGCTTCTGCAGATTTTGATGGAGCCTATAGTCTTAAGGTGCCAAATTTGTCTGCGGTATTAGTAGTTTCTTACGTAGGATATGTAACAAAGGAAGTTACACTTACAGGTTCTGCTGTTCTTAATGTAAAATTGATATCATCTTCTCAAAATCTTAATGAGGTTGTTGTAACAGCACTTGGACAATCTAAAGAGAAAAAAGCTATAGGATATGCTACTAGTGTAATTAAATCTGAGGCAATCGTTAAGACAGGTTCACCTACCGTTGCTAACGCTATCTATGGAAAAGCTCCTGGGGTTCGTATTACTTCTACTCCGGGTGGTGCTGGAAATATCAATATCCAGATTCGTGGGATTAATTCTGTCACGGGTAAAAACCAGCCGCTTATCGTTCTGGATGGTGTGCCAATCCGTGATGGTGATGTGAAAAATAATGATTATTGGAATGATAATCGTATTAGAAGCAATGGTTTGGCAGATATTAATCCAGAGGATATTGAGAATATCTCCATTCTTAAAGGAGCTTCGGCTGCTGCATTATATGGTTCTGAAGCCGTAAACGGGGTGGTATTAATTACTTCTAAATCAGGTAAAGGAAAAAAAGGGTTAGGTGTAGACTTTAGTACCAGTTACTCAAATAACCAAATAGCATACTTGCCAAGATTCCAGTATGAAAGAGGTCCAGGCTGGACAAATGCAAACTATTCTTCAGGATACTTAGCACCTGATGGATTTGCTCATTATGATACAAATGGTGATGGTGTTGCTGATACTAGAGGTGTTTCAAATAGCACTAATAATTTTGGACCTTGGTTCGATGGACAGCCGGTTATGTCATGGGATGGAGTTGTTCGTCCATATTCTGCTCAAAAAGACGGATACAAAAATATGTTCCAAAATTCATGGGATGCAGTAACAAACATTGCACTATCTAATAATACAGATAATAGCAATATCCGTTTTTCTTATACTCATAATGAATCACGAGGTTTGAGTATGGGTAATATGAACAAAAAAAATACACTTAATTTGAATACATCATTCAAAACAGGTGAAAATTTGAAAACAGATGTGATTGTGAGTTATATGAATCAAAATGTTCATAACCGTGCTGTTGCTATGGATCGATTGATAAATAACTTTACCGGTATGATAAGTCCATTCGATAATGGTGATTGGTACAAAGCCAAATATCAAACCAGCCTAGGATACAAATATGTTACCGGTACAAATCAAAGTCTGACTCCAGATGAAAATATCATCCGTAATGGCTTCAAAGCAGATGTTGCTGATTATTTCTGGAATACAAATGCAAATCAGCAAGATGAAATTACAAACCGATTGATTGCAAGTGTTACTGAAACCTATACTATTTATAAAGATTTGAAATTACGCGGACGTGCTTCTACGGATTTAACTTCAGTAAACGTTGAAACTAAAAATCCTGTTGAAAAACCTTTGATTTACAAAAGTGGGACTGGTGCTTTTTTAATGGATTCTAAAGACTATAATATTCTTTATGGGGATGTGATGCTGACTTACAACAAAAAAATAAATGATGATTTTAGTATTGCTGCTATAGCTGGTTATACAGCAACAAAGGAAACAAGCTTTCTTTTAAATAGATCAACCAGAGATGGTTTGAGTGTTGAAGGCTGGTATGATATGAATTCTTCATATAATACTCCAAGTAGTACTTCATCAAGATATAAAGTTCTAAAAGACGCCATATTTGGAACTGTAAGCGGCAGCTACAAAAATTATCTTTTCCTTGAAGGAACAATAAGAAAGGATCGTACTTCTACTATGAATCCAAATAATAATGCCTTTACATATCCGTCTGTGAACTCCTCTTTTGTATTATCTGATGCAGTTACATTACCTGACGTAATCAGTTATGCAAAACTTCGTGCCTCTTGGGGTATTGTGGGTAATTATCCAGAAATGTATCGAGCAAACGTAGCATACAATCAAAATACATTGGGAACTCAGGATACAAAATCATCAATTTTATATACAGAATCGATGAACAATTATGGTAACGACCTTATCAAACCTGAAATGAAAAACGAGTACGAGTTTGGTTTTGAAACTAAATTCTTTGACAGAAGATTGGGATTAGATCTTTCGTACTATAATGCGCATGTTTATGATCAAATTTTAGATTTGACATTGGCACCTACAACGGGAGCATCGTCAATTTTAGCTAATGTTGGAGAATTGAGTAACCAAGGGGTTGAAATTGCTTTGACCGGCACTCCAATAAAAACAGCATCTTTCTCTTGGGATGTTACTTTGAACTGGGCCAAAAATGTGAATAAAGTTGTAAAATTGGCAAACGGTGCATCTGAATTATTACATGCTGACTATGATGGATCTGCAGCTCAATTAAAATCAGTAGTTGGAGACCCAATGGGAGGTATTTATGCACACCCTGTTAAGACAGATGCTAGCGGTAATAAAATGGTTGATTCTGATGGATTTTACATGATTGATGGAGACAAATGGGAAAAATATGGTAATGCTATGCCTCAAGGTGTGGGAGGTTTGCTGAATACTTTCGCTTATAAAAATTTCACTTTAGATATGAATATCGATTATTCTTATGGAGGTTATTTGATGCCAACAGGGGTTAATTGGATGACTTCAAGAGGTTTGACTGAAGAAAGTTTGAGCTACAGTACAAATGAGCGTGGAGGTTTAACTTATTATATGGATGCGAATGGTAAAGGTGTTCAAGTTCCTAATAGCACTACTGCCGGACCAGGCGGGCAAACATTATACCGTGATGGTATGCTGATGAATGGTGTTACAGCTGATGGCGCAGTAAATACTAATGTAATTTCTCAGGCAGGTTATTATAATATGACGTATAACTGGGGAGGTCCTCAATACAGCAGCTCACGTTACGAATTATATATTCAGGAAAATAACTATGTAAAAATGAGAGAGATATCTTTAACTTATAATTTACCATTTGCCTGGGCTAACAAGATTGGTGCTACTAAATTTAGTTTTTCTGCTTACGGGCGTAATTTGTTCTTTATCTACAGATCAATTAAGGATATGGATCCTGAGGCAACTACTGCAGGTTCTAAATGGTCTCAAAACATAAGCAATGCAGGAACTAATCCAGCTACTCGCAGTATTGGATTTATGTTGAGAGCCTCTTTTTAA
- a CDS encoding glycoside hydrolase family 3 N-terminal domain-containing protein: MLRSILKKKAIVLVAFLGFFNPISAQNKYPYQNAALPVEERLNDLLSRMSLEEKVRQMDMYKGEFFKEGEDFSKAKTKNKAGNLGIGAIHDIYPRSAKMINDLQKEIIKSNKWGIPALIMCEMLHGYLDDGSTAFPMNIGLGATWDTDVIGKVGKVIATEARAHGVHFGLGPNLDLGREPRWGRVAETFGEDAYLNSEIGLAFIKGMQGDDLKSDRSIIAEPKHFAVHGIPQAGGNSSPILVGERSAREDHLPSFQKAFTKGGALGTMCAYSELDGIPCAANHWLLTDVLRKEWGFKGIVVSDLGAIKYLQTTHHVTDSPKESIRQAVLAGVDMQFYDFTNEFWQQSLIELVNEKKLTIEQIDRAAGGVLRLKFLLGLFENPYTADHLIKERFHTKENQDIALEAGLKSIVLLKNDNSILPLKKDIQTIAVIGPNADASRLGGYSVHNKVGKTVLEGIKEVVGVNTNVLYEEGVPLIVKGQIIPSKFLFTPDESQNGLKGEYFNNRNLEGKPALTRTDKQLEFDWPWSPGDGVTDDDFSIRWTGYIKSEKSFDGWLGLSSDDGIRMWIDDQLVIDNWTKGATSIVTTPKNIEAGKKYKVRIEMWEGGWGARAHLRWNLEKVNFQPAIDIAKKADVAIVVLGESNELVEENRDVASLDLHGMQQELIEAIQKTGTPVVCVLLNGRPLSVNWINDNIPAIVEGWFSGEAGGKAVADVLFGNYNPGGRLPITFPKSVGQLPIYYNQKRSAIHRYVSESENPLYTFGYGLSYTKFEYSNLAISSAEIKTNGELKVSIDVKNVGNFDGDEVVQLYINDVYSSVTTPEKTLKGFKRLFIKKGETKRVDFTITPNELSLWNREMKEVVEPGNFVVMVGGNSTDLQKLSFSVLNN; the protein is encoded by the coding sequence ATGTTACGATCAATACTAAAAAAGAAAGCGATTGTTTTAGTTGCTTTTCTAGGCTTTTTTAACCCGATTTCGGCACAGAATAAATATCCGTATCAAAATGCTGCTTTGCCAGTTGAAGAGCGCTTAAATGATTTATTAAGCCGAATGAGTCTTGAGGAAAAAGTACGCCAGATGGATATGTATAAAGGCGAATTTTTTAAGGAAGGCGAAGACTTTTCAAAAGCCAAAACCAAAAACAAAGCTGGTAATCTAGGAATAGGAGCCATTCACGATATTTATCCAAGATCGGCTAAAATGATTAATGATCTTCAAAAAGAGATAATCAAAAGTAACAAATGGGGAATTCCAGCCCTTATTATGTGCGAGATGCTTCACGGTTATTTAGATGACGGAAGTACGGCTTTTCCAATGAACATTGGTCTTGGAGCAACCTGGGATACGGATGTTATTGGTAAAGTAGGAAAGGTTATTGCTACAGAAGCCAGGGCACACGGAGTACATTTTGGTTTAGGTCCAAATTTAGATTTAGGACGCGAACCACGCTGGGGAAGAGTTGCTGAAACTTTTGGGGAAGATGCGTATTTAAACAGTGAAATTGGTTTGGCATTTATAAAAGGGATGCAGGGCGATGATTTAAAATCAGATCGTTCTATAATTGCAGAACCGAAACACTTTGCAGTTCACGGTATTCCACAGGCAGGAGGAAATTCTTCGCCAATTTTGGTCGGAGAACGTTCGGCTCGTGAAGATCATCTTCCGTCATTTCAAAAAGCATTTACAAAAGGCGGTGCTTTAGGAACAATGTGTGCGTATTCAGAATTAGATGGAATTCCTTGTGCAGCAAATCATTGGTTATTAACTGATGTTTTAAGAAAAGAATGGGGGTTTAAAGGGATTGTAGTCTCCGATTTAGGGGCAATTAAATACCTTCAAACCACGCATCATGTAACAGATTCTCCAAAAGAAAGTATCAGACAAGCCGTTTTGGCTGGTGTCGATATGCAGTTTTATGATTTTACAAATGAGTTTTGGCAGCAAAGCCTTATTGAATTGGTGAACGAAAAAAAACTCACTATAGAGCAGATTGACCGTGCAGCTGGTGGTGTGCTGCGTCTTAAATTTTTATTGGGACTATTCGAAAACCCGTATACGGCAGACCATTTAATCAAAGAGCGTTTTCATACCAAAGAAAATCAGGATATTGCTTTGGAAGCTGGTCTTAAATCTATTGTTTTATTAAAAAACGACAATAGTATTTTACCTTTAAAAAAAGACATTCAAACAATTGCCGTTATCGGACCCAATGCTGATGCGTCAAGATTGGGAGGATATTCAGTTCATAACAAAGTGGGGAAAACCGTTCTAGAAGGAATTAAAGAAGTGGTTGGCGTTAATACAAATGTGCTTTATGAAGAAGGAGTCCCCTTAATTGTAAAAGGACAAATTATTCCGTCGAAATTTTTATTTACACCAGACGAATCACAAAATGGTTTAAAGGGAGAATACTTTAACAATAGAAATTTAGAAGGAAAGCCGGCATTAACCCGCACAGATAAACAATTGGAATTTGACTGGCCTTGGTCTCCGGGTGATGGCGTTACCGATGATGATTTTTCTATTCGCTGGACAGGTTACATAAAATCGGAAAAGTCTTTTGACGGCTGGTTAGGACTAAGTTCTGATGACGGAATCAGAATGTGGATCGATGATCAGCTTGTTATTGATAATTGGACAAAGGGAGCAACTAGTATAGTTACGACTCCAAAGAATATCGAAGCAGGAAAAAAATACAAAGTCCGTATCGAAATGTGGGAAGGTGGCTGGGGAGCCAGAGCTCACTTGCGCTGGAATTTAGAAAAAGTAAACTTTCAGCCGGCGATAGATATTGCTAAAAAAGCGGATGTTGCTATTGTGGTGTTAGGAGAATCTAACGAATTGGTAGAAGAAAACAGAGATGTTGCATCTTTAGACTTACACGGAATGCAGCAAGAACTTATTGAAGCAATTCAGAAAACAGGAACTCCTGTAGTTTGTGTACTGTTAAATGGCCGTCCGCTTTCGGTAAACTGGATCAACGACAATATTCCTGCAATTGTTGAAGGCTGGTTTTCTGGTGAAGCAGGAGGAAAGGCAGTAGCTGATGTTTTATTTGGAAATTACAATCCAGGAGGAAGACTGCCAATTACCTTTCCTAAATCTGTCGGACAGCTTCCTATTTATTACAATCAGAAACGATCTGCTATTCATAGATATGTCAGCGAAAGTGAAAATCCTTTATATACTTTTGGATATGGTTTGAGTTATACAAAGTTCGAATATTCGAATTTAGCTATCAGTTCGGCTGAAATAAAGACAAACGGAGAATTGAAGGTAAGTATTGATGTGAAAAACGTCGGAAATTTTGATGGTGATGAGGTTGTTCAGTTGTATATTAATGATGTTTACAGTAGTGTAACAACTCCAGAAAAAACATTAAAAGGTTTCAAAAGATTATTTATAAAGAAAGGTGAAACTAAACGTGTCGATTTTACTATTACTCCCAATGAGCTGTCTCTTTGGAACCGCGAAATGAAAGAGGTTGTCGAACCTGGAAACTTTGTTGTAATGGTAGGAGGAAATTCGACAGATTTACAAAAGTTAAGCTTCAGTGTCTTAAATAATTGA